One segment of Proteus appendicitidis DNA contains the following:
- a CDS encoding YchJ family protein, producing MSSLCPCNSQLFYSSCCEPYHLGQKNAPTAEALMRSRYSAFVKHNADYLIKTWHPSCRVASLHDELVSGFPNTQWLGLNVISAQASTNKNEAYVEFSACFIERNADDKQYLHERSRFLKIDDCWFYIDGVKPKVGRNDPCPCGSGRKYKKCCENNIK from the coding sequence TTGTCAAGTTTATGCCCCTGCAATAGTCAATTATTCTACTCTAGTTGCTGTGAACCTTACCATTTAGGTCAAAAAAATGCGCCAACAGCTGAAGCATTGATGCGTTCGCGTTATAGCGCATTTGTTAAACATAATGCTGATTACTTAATAAAGACGTGGCACCCCTCTTGTCGTGTTGCCTCCTTGCATGATGAATTAGTTTCAGGCTTTCCCAATACACAATGGCTTGGTCTTAATGTTATCTCAGCACAAGCAAGCACAAATAAAAATGAGGCTTATGTTGAATTCTCGGCTTGCTTTATTGAAAGAAATGCCGATGATAAACAGTACTTACATGAACGCTCTCGTTTTCTAAAAATAGATGACTGTTGGTTTTATATTGACGGTGTAAAACCGAAAGTGGGACGAAACGATCCCTGCCCTTGTGGTTCAGGGCGTAAATACAAAAAATGTTGTGAAAATAACATCAAATAA
- the purU gene encoding formyltetrahydrofolate deformylase: MQHQNTQKKILRTICPDAKGLIAKITNICYKHQLNIVQNSEFVDHRTGRFFMRTELEGIFNDETFLADLDDALPQGSKRELNTAGRRRIVIMVTKEAHCLGDLLMKSAFGDLDVEIAAVIGNHDTLKHLVEQFDIPFHLVSHEGLTRDQHDEKLIAQINQYKPDYVVLAKYMRVLTPAFVQNFPNQIINIHHSFLPAFIGARPYHQAYERGVKIIGATAHYVNDNLDEGPIITQNVINVDHTFSAEDMMRAGRDVEKNVLSHALYWVLSQRVFVYGNRTIIL; the protein is encoded by the coding sequence ATGCAACACCAAAATACACAAAAAAAAATACTGCGTACTATTTGCCCTGATGCAAAAGGGCTTATCGCTAAAATCACAAATATTTGCTACAAACATCAGTTAAATATTGTTCAAAATAGTGAGTTTGTTGATCATCGTACAGGTCGCTTTTTTATGCGCACAGAGCTTGAAGGTATCTTTAATGATGAAACCTTTCTTGCCGATTTAGATGATGCCTTACCACAAGGCTCCAAGCGCGAATTAAACACCGCAGGCCGTCGTCGCATTGTTATTATGGTGACAAAAGAAGCACATTGCTTGGGTGACTTATTAATGAAAAGTGCATTTGGTGATTTGGATGTTGAAATTGCCGCAGTCATTGGTAATCACGATACGTTAAAACATTTAGTAGAACAATTTGATATTCCTTTCCATCTTGTTAGCCATGAAGGCTTAACCCGTGATCAGCATGATGAAAAGTTAATTGCACAAATTAATCAATACAAACCTGATTATGTGGTACTCGCAAAATACATGCGTGTATTAACACCGGCATTTGTACAGAACTTCCCAAATCAAATTATCAATATTCACCACTCTTTCTTACCTGCCTTTATTGGCGCTCGTCCTTACCATCAGGCTTATGAGCGTGGTGTTAAAATTATTGGTGCAACAGCACACTACGTAAATGATAATTTAGATGAAGGTCCTATCATCACTCAAAATGTGATTAATGTTGACCATACGTTTTCTGCTGAAGATATGATGAGAGCAGGTCGAGATGTTGAAAAGAATGTTCTTAGCCATGCTTTATATTGGGTGCTTTCACAACGTGTCTTCGTTTATGGTAACAGAACAATCATTTTATAA
- a CDS encoding helix-turn-helix domain-containing protein — MFFSRKLEAFMAVVENGSLSKAARVMNRTTPPVAKSIKDFEAVLGKRLFKREKFGMSLTQEGLELYNDLKSLYLQEKEITKKHISGIINNSIHVYYDWGKSQYLTQFYQAANKNYSHINIMRFSRENFEEIPDYDGNTLILSSEKIISEKFSLLHKIENKHLGICCQKTLVNSVNNNIDRLLSENIWLCDPALYKTAKIKKLESEIGDRGKTVCVRIMDDLNCCLRFIQTHHSLLLTDESPLKSEYEADLCFIPLTQPEIRYSCYIYKSKYHSSVLNRFLDLIDKME; from the coding sequence ATGTTTTTTTCTCGTAAGTTAGAAGCCTTTATGGCCGTAGTCGAAAATGGCTCGTTAAGTAAAGCAGCGCGGGTAATGAACCGCACAACGCCTCCCGTCGCTAAATCTATCAAAGACTTTGAAGCCGTGTTAGGAAAGCGTTTATTTAAGCGAGAGAAGTTTGGTATGAGTTTAACTCAAGAAGGTTTAGAGCTTTATAATGATTTGAAATCGCTCTATCTTCAGGAAAAAGAGATAACTAAAAAACATATATCGGGGATTATAAATAATAGCATTCATGTTTATTATGATTGGGGGAAAAGTCAGTATTTAACTCAGTTTTATCAAGCAGCAAATAAAAATTATTCCCATATAAATATAATGCGATTTTCAAGAGAGAACTTTGAAGAAATACCCGACTATGATGGTAATACATTAATATTAAGCTCTGAAAAAATTATTAGTGAGAAATTTAGTCTTCTTCATAAAATAGAAAATAAACACTTGGGTATTTGTTGCCAAAAAACACTCGTGAATAGTGTGAATAATAATATTGATAGGCTTTTAAGTGAAAATATTTGGTTATGTGATCCGGCATTATACAAAACAGCTAAGATAAAAAAATTAGAGAGTGAAATTGGGGATAGAGGAAAAACCGTGTGTGTCAGAATAATGGATGATCTTAATTGCTGTTTACGTTTTATTCAAACGCATCATTCTCTTTTACTAACAGATGAAAGCCCATTGAAAAGTGAGTATGAAGCAGACTTATGCTTTATACCATTAACTCAACCTGAAATACGATATAGCTGTTATATCTATAAATCTAAGTATCATTCAAGTGTATTGAATCGATTTCTGGATCTGATTGATAAAATGGAATAA
- the xthA gene encoding exodeoxyribonuclease III has protein sequence MKFVSFNINGLRARPHQLEAIIEKHQPDVIGLQETKVHDDMFPLDTVGALGYHVFYHGQKGHYGVALLTKEKPVAVRKGFPGDDDDAQRRMIMADIETPAGLLTVMNGYFPQGESRDHETKFPAKEKFYADLQNYLTTSLQPTSPVLIMGDLNISPTDKDIGIGENNMKRWLKTGKCSFLPEEREWLATLMGWGLTDTFRQQHPEANDQFSWFDYRSKGFDDNRGLRIDLLLASRCLADNCISTGIDYEIRGMEKPSDHAPVWAEFKI, from the coding sequence ATGAAATTTGTCTCTTTCAATATTAACGGTTTACGCGCTCGTCCTCACCAACTTGAAGCTATCATAGAAAAACACCAGCCAGATGTTATTGGGCTTCAAGAAACGAAAGTTCATGATGATATGTTTCCATTAGATACTGTGGGTGCCTTGGGTTACCATGTTTTCTATCATGGTCAAAAAGGGCATTATGGGGTTGCCTTACTCACAAAAGAAAAACCTGTCGCAGTACGTAAAGGCTTTCCTGGTGATGACGATGATGCTCAACGTCGAATGATCATGGCAGATATCGAAACACCAGCAGGCTTATTAACCGTTATGAATGGTTATTTTCCTCAAGGTGAAAGCCGTGATCATGAAACTAAATTTCCAGCCAAAGAAAAATTCTATGCTGATCTGCAAAATTATCTAACCACCAGCTTACAACCGACCTCTCCAGTACTGATTATGGGTGATTTAAATATTAGCCCAACAGATAAAGATATTGGTATTGGCGAAAATAATATGAAACGTTGGTTAAAAACAGGTAAGTGTTCTTTCCTACCCGAAGAGCGGGAATGGCTGGCAACTTTAATGGGTTGGGGATTAACGGATACCTTCCGCCAACAACATCCTGAAGCTAATGATCAATTCTCGTGGTTTGACTATCGTTCTAAAGGGTTCGACGATAACCGAGGCTTACGCATTGACTTACTTTTGGCAAGTCGCTGCTTAGCGGATAATTGTATTTCAACAGGAATTGATTACGAGATCCGTGGAATGGAAAAACCCTCTGATCACGCGCCAGTTTGGGCTGAATTTAAAATCTAA
- a CDS encoding DNA topoisomerase III encodes MRLFIAEKPSLARAIADVLPKPHKRGDGFILCGDNQYVTWCVGHLLEQAEPDAYDPRYARWSLDDLPIIPEKWQLKPRADVKKQLETIKTLLKQAKEVIHAGDPDREGQLLVDEVLNYLNISEEQRKQARRCLINDLNPAAVTRAIDKLRYNHEFVPLCVSALARARADWLYGINMTRAYTLLGQRNGYQGVLSVGRVQTPVLGLVVRRDEEIENFVPKDFFEVKAHVVTPADERFTAIWQPSEHCEPWQDEEGRLLHRKLAEHVVERIKDKPANVTDYQDKQESEIAPLPFSLSALQIEAAKRFGLSAQQVLDTCQRLYETHKLITYPRSDSRYLPDEHFAGRHAVINAISTHDASLLPQDTLDIDKKNRCWDDKKVDAHHAIIPTAKTGNISLSENEKNIYYLVARQYLMQFMPDAVYRKCVIELDIENGKFIAKARFLAQAGWRILLGAKEQDDENDGSALPIVAKGDELLCEKGEIVEKQTQPPRPFTDATLLSAMTGIARFVQDKELKKILRATDGLGTEATRAGIIELLFKRGFLQKKGRAINSTPAGRALIHVLPDMATLPDMTAHWESILTQISEKQFKYQDFMMPLNNTLIELITQAKRRPNIQAFRNLPAPAHNKKRKTATKGNHKASATKNKAQSKETTTDN; translated from the coding sequence ATGAGATTATTTATTGCAGAAAAACCCAGCCTTGCTCGCGCTATTGCTGACGTATTGCCAAAGCCCCATAAACGGGGCGATGGCTTTATTCTTTGTGGTGATAACCAGTATGTGACGTGGTGTGTTGGTCACTTACTTGAACAAGCTGAGCCGGATGCATACGACCCGCGGTACGCCCGCTGGTCGTTAGATGATTTGCCCATTATTCCTGAAAAATGGCAACTCAAGCCCCGAGCTGATGTTAAAAAGCAGCTAGAAACCATCAAAACACTACTTAAGCAGGCAAAAGAAGTGATCCACGCGGGGGACCCCGATCGCGAAGGTCAGCTCTTAGTCGATGAAGTGCTTAACTATTTAAATATCAGTGAAGAGCAAAGAAAACAGGCGCGTCGTTGCTTAATTAATGACTTAAACCCAGCCGCAGTGACGCGAGCTATTGATAAGCTACGTTATAACCATGAATTTGTCCCATTGTGCGTATCTGCTTTGGCGCGAGCAAGAGCAGACTGGCTTTATGGTATTAACATGACTCGAGCTTATACGCTTTTAGGTCAACGCAATGGCTACCAAGGTGTATTATCAGTAGGGCGAGTACAAACGCCAGTATTAGGCTTAGTGGTCCGTCGTGATGAAGAAATTGAAAACTTCGTGCCTAAAGATTTCTTTGAAGTGAAAGCACATGTTGTCACACCTGCTGATGAACGCTTTACCGCGATTTGGCAACCAAGTGAACATTGTGAACCTTGGCAAGATGAAGAAGGGCGGTTATTACATCGTAAACTTGCAGAGCATGTTGTTGAACGAATCAAAGACAAACCTGCAAATGTAACGGATTATCAAGATAAGCAAGAATCTGAAATAGCACCACTTCCTTTTTCACTTTCCGCATTACAAATTGAAGCGGCAAAACGCTTTGGTTTAAGCGCACAACAAGTTTTAGATACGTGCCAGCGCCTATATGAAACACATAAACTAATCACTTATCCGCGTTCTGACAGCCGTTATCTACCTGATGAACATTTTGCGGGTCGTCATGCCGTTATTAATGCGATTAGCACACATGATGCAAGCCTATTGCCGCAAGATACTCTCGATATTGATAAAAAGAATCGTTGTTGGGATGACAAAAAAGTTGATGCTCACCATGCGATTATTCCAACGGCAAAAACGGGTAATATCTCATTAAGTGAAAATGAGAAAAATATTTATTATCTCGTGGCGCGCCAATATCTAATGCAATTTATGCCTGATGCTGTTTATCGTAAATGCGTTATTGAACTTGATATTGAGAATGGCAAGTTTATTGCTAAAGCGCGTTTTTTAGCGCAAGCAGGATGGCGAATATTATTAGGTGCGAAAGAACAAGATGATGAAAATGACGGTTCTGCATTGCCAATAGTGGCGAAGGGTGATGAATTGCTGTGTGAAAAGGGCGAGATTGTTGAAAAGCAAACGCAGCCTCCAAGACCTTTTACTGATGCAACATTGCTTTCTGCTATGACCGGAATTGCACGCTTTGTTCAAGATAAAGAACTTAAGAAAATCCTAAGAGCAACGGATGGATTAGGTACTGAAGCGACAAGAGCGGGAATTATTGAGCTGTTATTTAAGCGTGGCTTTTTGCAAAAGAAAGGGCGAGCCATTAATTCAACGCCAGCCGGTAGAGCATTAATTCATGTATTGCCAGATATGGCAACTTTACCGGATATGACTGCACATTGGGAATCGATACTCACGCAAATTAGTGAGAAGCAATTTAAATATCAAGATTTTATGATGCCATTAAATAACACCTTGATAGAGTTGATTACTCAAGCGAAACGTCGTCCGAATATTCAAGCTTTTAGAAATCTTCCCGCACCCGCGCATAATAAAAAGCGCAAAACAGCAACTAAAGGAAATCACAAAGCAAGCGCCACAAAAAATAAAGCGCAGAGTAAAGAAACAACGACGGATAATTAA
- the selD gene encoding selenide, water dikinase SelD has product MSEAIRLTQYSHGAGCGCKISPKVLETILHSEQAKFHDPHLLVGNETKDDAAVYDLGNGTGIISTTDFFMPIVDNPYDFGRIAATNAISDIFAMGGKPIMAIAILGWPINKLAPEIAREVIEGGRAACQEAGISLAGGHSIDAPEPIFGLAVTGVVPVSKVKKNSEAKAGCQLFLTKPLGIGVLTTAEKKGLLKPEHQGLATEIMCRMNKAGSDFSDIEGVTAMTDVTGFGLLGHLSEICDGSGVQATIHFSQVPRLPEVESYIEQGCVPGGTGRNFESYGHLIGEITEMQRKLLCDPQTSGGLLLAVLPEAVEQVKEVASRFDIELTSIGELTTPVAGKALIEVTN; this is encoded by the coding sequence ATGTCTGAAGCAATTCGTTTAACACAATACAGTCATGGTGCAGGTTGTGGTTGTAAAATCTCGCCAAAAGTTTTAGAAACCATTTTACATAGCGAACAAGCTAAATTTCATGATCCTCACCTACTCGTAGGCAATGAAACCAAAGATGATGCTGCTGTTTATGATTTAGGAAATGGTACAGGTATTATCAGCACCACTGATTTCTTTATGCCAATCGTTGATAATCCTTATGATTTTGGACGTATCGCTGCAACGAATGCAATTAGCGATATTTTTGCAATGGGTGGAAAACCTATTATGGCAATCGCTATTTTAGGCTGGCCTATTAATAAACTGGCACCAGAAATTGCGCGTGAAGTCATTGAAGGTGGTCGAGCAGCTTGCCAAGAAGCTGGTATTTCACTGGCTGGTGGTCACTCAATTGATGCGCCAGAACCTATTTTTGGTCTTGCCGTAACCGGTGTTGTGCCTGTAAGCAAAGTAAAGAAAAACAGTGAAGCTAAAGCAGGGTGTCAGCTCTTTTTAACTAAACCTTTGGGTATCGGTGTATTAACAACGGCTGAGAAAAAAGGTCTGCTAAAACCAGAACATCAAGGATTAGCGACAGAAATTATGTGCCGTATGAATAAAGCCGGGTCTGATTTTTCTGATATCGAAGGCGTCACTGCAATGACGGACGTTACAGGATTCGGTTTATTAGGGCATTTAAGCGAAATCTGTGATGGCTCTGGTGTACAAGCCACGATTCATTTCTCACAAGTTCCAAGATTGCCAGAAGTAGAGTCTTATATTGAACAAGGCTGTGTTCCTGGTGGTACAGGTCGTAACTTTGAAAGTTATGGTCATTTAATCGGTGAGATCACTGAAATGCAACGTAAATTACTCTGTGATCCGCAAACATCAGGTGGCTTATTATTAGCAGTATTGCCTGAAGCGGTTGAACAAGTGAAAGAAGTTGCTTCACGTTTTGATATTGAATTAACGTCTATTGGTGAGCTAACTACGCCAGTAGCTGGAAAAGCGTTGATTGAAGTGACTAACTAA
- a CDS encoding NAD(P)H nitroreductase produces MDALTLLLNRRSASRLTTPAPDNEALNAILQAGMRAPDHGALKPWHFVVMQNEGIERFSQLLHKAAVVGNLGPEVEEKAKNAPFRAPLIITVIAQVKDHPKVPEWEQVVAAGCCVQAMQMAAVAQGFGGIWRSGSWTHDAVVREGLGCGEHDQIIGFLYLGTPALKAPMTVSPADLTDFVTYF; encoded by the coding sequence ATGGATGCATTAACACTGCTTTTGAACCGCCGTTCAGCTTCTCGACTGACTACTCCAGCCCCCGATAATGAAGCCCTCAATGCTATTTTACAAGCCGGTATGCGTGCGCCTGATCATGGTGCGCTTAAGCCGTGGCATTTCGTTGTGATGCAAAATGAAGGTATTGAACGTTTTAGCCAATTACTTCATAAAGCGGCAGTTGTGGGTAATTTAGGGCCAGAAGTTGAAGAAAAAGCAAAAAATGCACCTTTTCGCGCCCCATTGATCATCACTGTTATTGCGCAAGTGAAAGATCATCCTAAAGTTCCTGAATGGGAACAAGTTGTTGCAGCCGGTTGTTGCGTACAAGCAATGCAAATGGCCGCTGTTGCTCAAGGATTTGGGGGAATTTGGCGTTCAGGTTCTTGGACTCATGATGCGGTTGTAAGAGAAGGGCTTGGCTGTGGTGAACACGACCAGATTATTGGTTTCCTTTATTTAGGCACGCCAGCTCTGAAAGCGCCAATGACGGTTTCTCCTGCTGACTTAACTGATTTTGTGACTTATTTTTAA
- the sppA gene encoding signal peptide peptidase SppA, giving the protein MNKIMELIGAILKFSWQAVNFIRKLILNVIFFFLLFLVIGIFLISKEAQKPMDYEGALLVDLKGVIVDQTATQNPLGEVGRELLGVSSSQLQENSLFEVVDTLRLAAQDPKIKGMVLKLDEFAGADQPSLNYIGKALSEFKKTGKPIFAVSGYYSQPQYYLASYADKIYLTPQGAVGIYGFGFQNLYYKTLLENLKVSTHIFRVGTYKSAVEPLMRNDMSAESREASLRLVNALWSTYLTQVAENRSITTEDVFPGAKEMIAQLRNADGDNATYALNRKLVDSVSSYAQFEADMTEAFQWDNESNQFNNISIYDYADTLTSSLPANDEGNIAVVVVQGAIIDGESIPGSAGGATIANQIRQARLDPNIRALVLRVNSPGGSVSASEQIRSEVEAFKQQKKHVVVSMGGLAASGGYWISTPANKIIASPSTLTGSIGIFGVINTFENSLESIGVYTDGVTTSPLAGLSVTNKLPEEFAELLQLNIESGYKTFINLVAESRKKTPAQVDRIAQGRVWVGIDAKNVGLVDEFGDFDDAIDAVAKMAKIKEPVIDWMKPELSLSEQIIMSLSNNAKAIIPDPLQAYLPAPILREVKSQTEFYRNMNDPLNRYTYCLSCGDIQ; this is encoded by the coding sequence ATGAATAAAATTATGGAGTTAATCGGCGCAATATTAAAATTCAGTTGGCAAGCCGTTAACTTTATCAGGAAATTAATCTTAAACGTTATTTTCTTTTTCCTTCTCTTTCTGGTCATTGGTATTTTCTTAATTAGCAAAGAAGCACAAAAACCGATGGATTATGAAGGCGCACTTCTTGTTGATCTTAAAGGTGTGATTGTTGACCAAACTGCAACCCAAAATCCTTTAGGAGAAGTTGGACGGGAGCTTTTAGGCGTTTCGAGTAGCCAGCTTCAAGAAAATTCATTATTTGAAGTCGTCGATACACTACGCCTCGCCGCTCAAGATCCGAAAATTAAAGGCATGGTGCTTAAACTTGATGAATTTGCAGGTGCAGATCAGCCTTCGCTAAATTATATTGGTAAAGCACTGAGTGAATTTAAAAAGACAGGTAAACCCATTTTTGCAGTGAGTGGCTATTACAGTCAGCCACAATATTATCTCGCTTCTTATGCAGATAAAATTTATCTCACACCTCAAGGTGCAGTGGGTATTTATGGTTTTGGCTTTCAAAATCTCTATTACAAAACACTGTTAGAAAATTTAAAAGTAAGTACTCATATTTTCCGCGTAGGAACGTATAAATCTGCGGTGGAGCCGTTAATGCGTAATGACATGTCTGCGGAATCTCGAGAAGCTTCATTACGTTTAGTTAATGCACTGTGGTCTACTTATTTAACCCAAGTAGCAGAAAACCGTAGCATTACCACAGAAGATGTTTTCCCAGGTGCAAAAGAGATGATTGCACAGCTACGTAATGCAGATGGGGATAACGCAACTTATGCGCTAAATCGTAAATTAGTGGATTCTGTAAGCTCATACGCTCAATTTGAAGCTGATATGACAGAAGCCTTTCAGTGGGATAATGAGAGCAACCAATTTAACAATATCAGTATTTATGATTATGCCGATACGTTAACTTCATCATTACCTGCAAACGATGAAGGTAATATTGCCGTAGTCGTTGTTCAAGGTGCCATTATTGACGGTGAAAGCATTCCAGGCTCTGCGGGCGGTGCCACTATTGCAAATCAAATTCGCCAAGCACGTTTAGATCCTAATATCCGAGCGCTTGTATTACGTGTAAATAGCCCCGGCGGAAGTGTTTCAGCATCAGAACAAATTCGTAGTGAAGTTGAAGCCTTTAAACAACAGAAAAAACATGTGGTTGTCTCAATGGGAGGATTAGCTGCATCGGGGGGATATTGGATCTCCACACCTGCAAATAAGATTATTGCTAGTCCTTCAACATTAACGGGTTCTATTGGTATTTTCGGTGTTATTAATACCTTTGAAAATAGCCTAGAGTCTATTGGTGTTTATACCGATGGTGTCACAACTTCACCTTTAGCAGGATTATCTGTCACCAATAAGTTACCTGAAGAATTTGCCGAGCTTTTACAATTAAATATTGAGAGTGGCTATAAAACATTTATTAATTTAGTTGCGGAATCTCGAAAGAAAACACCTGCACAAGTCGATCGTATTGCACAAGGTCGTGTATGGGTAGGAATAGATGCAAAAAATGTGGGCTTAGTCGATGAGTTTGGTGATTTTGATGACGCTATTGATGCTGTTGCTAAAATGGCAAAAATTAAAGAGCCAGTTATTGATTGGATGAAGCCAGAATTAAGTCTCTCTGAACAGATAATCATGAGCTTATCAAATAATGCAAAAGCCATTATCCCTGATCCATTACAAGCTTATTTACCAGCCCCTATTTTAAGAGAAGTAAAATCACAAACAGAGTTTTACCGCAATATGAATGATCCGCTAAACCGTTATACGTATTGCTTATCTTGTGGTGATATTCAATAA